The following nucleotide sequence is from Nycticebus coucang isolate mNycCou1 chromosome 8, mNycCou1.pri, whole genome shotgun sequence.
gaagaatgatttcccaaagtctcagtgatggccagtggcttttaaagatgccttttagtagggaagggagagagagactggaAAATAGACAAGTGGTTGCAGGAGAGGGGAGTGTAGATTGGTGGAAATAGactgatttgtaaattaacctgagagataggtattgtgttttaaatgaccTTGAAGCCAGGTCTGTTAGCATGTGATGAGGAGGCCAGCAGTCTTTTCTGagtctaaatcaggttactcaggttttaaggagaggccagtgctttctgatcaaaatggccttttaaaatattctttatactgacgaatcatattttggggtgaaatttccttagctccttcacccTGCTCCATCCTGAGTCCCTCACAGGGTTCTCCTGAGAACACAACCTTGATAAATAACTTTTACAAGAAAACTCTGCTCAGGCTTTGCCTCCAGGAACCTAAGTCatgtcctttatttctctttcctagcTTATGGCACAATTCGAAACCAGAGACTTACGTGGCTATGGGTTTAATGCTTATGTCTCCCCCTCCAAACACAGGATTCACGAAGGCAGAAGCCACACTTACTTTGTTCATTGCTATGTTCTCAGGATCAAGTATAGGACCTTCCACAAAGAAGAGCAAGGGACCTTCCACAAAGAAGAGCAATACACATGCTTTGAACTGCACATCTAGAAGAACAAAAGGGccacagagatatagacacttttCTCTTTGGGTGTTTTGATATGTAAGGTTGAAGAAAGTTATAATGGCAGTTTAGCATTCCTTGTGTCCATCATCCTCAAGCCAGTCCTAGATGGACAGACTAACTGGTCTTGGTTAAAGTTACCTATTTCCTGATACAATGAACAGTCCTGGCACAATAGCACAGGTCAAAACTTGCCCAATGAGGCCATTCCTGGGGGAGAGTGCAGTTCTCAGAGGAAGATCATAGACAGATAGCTGTCTTACAACAACCACAGTCTGATTCACTTGAAATCAAGACACCTCCCATGTTCTACTGGTCTACCAGTATTCCAGGGAAAGGCTAGGCTGGATTCACATGAACCTTCATCAAGTTCCTAGACATTAGTCTTTTGGCATTACATACCATAAGTTGTAAAATCCTCTTTTAGCAAGAATGTGAAAGAACTGTGGCATATTAAgtatttagttttttgaaaagctttatCTTGGTATAaattcttttctctaattttctatTAGATTCTCTTTCTTTGGTTATTGAAGAGACTGGTACTTTGCAGTCTTCATTCTGATGACACGTATTTCTAGGCAGGACCACTGATGCAGAGGGCAGAGATGAACCTGGCTGTGTCTGGGTTACAGGGGGCTTGCTACACATTCCTGATTGAAACTCAAGGAAACAAAGACTCAAGTGAAAATAGGATGAAAAGAGATCTAGATTCAGTGTTTtcgtttttttgtgtgtgtgcggtttttggcctgggctgggtttgaacccgccaccttcggcatatggggccctgTACCCtaccccttggagccacaggcacaccAAGCATTCGAATCCCCAGTTTTTTAAATGAGGGACACAGAAGTATAAACTAGACTTCTTTCTACAGTGTACATGTTGGAGAACATCAAAGGCACTGTTTAAAAGAGGCAGATAATTCCAGGATGCACGAATGTGTTTTGCAAAATATAGGTTTTTATACAAATGTATTAACTAAATACTGACTCCATGGTGGTTTGGTTATATTTGAGAGTGCtttgagaaaataagaaatgctGTTACTGGACAAAACTAGTGGTCCGCCTCACCAAAGATCCTTTCTAGCAGCACCAAAGGAAGTTGTAGGAACAACAGAGGCAACTAGCAGATAACTACTCAATCAGCAAATTTACTCAAGTTTGAAAATACCATGGAGAATCTTAGGAATCCCAGTATTTAGTGAATGGCAAACTCTATAAATTTGTAATACCTACAGGTTAAATCCACTCAGAATGCTTCTCAAAGTGGGGGGATTTAAGAAGTTAATCATTCTCATAGGACACATGTAGTAAGTAGGTGAGAAGTGTTAAACTTTGATAGTAACATAAAATCAGAGTTAAAGGCAAATGTTTAACCACTCATGTTCAAACAAGCTACTGAATGAAGAATTTTAGGTTTAAACAGTCAAATGTTCTACATATGTGAGAAATCTGTTCGTCATtctgatgagtattttttttttcttgtttttcagtcTGTCTCCCTAGTGCAGTagtatcaccatagctcactgtaacctcaaactcttgggctcaatgggtttcctccctcagcctcctgagtagctgagactacaggcacacaccactgtagataatttttccatttttagtagagatggggatcttgttcttgttcagggtggtctcaaactcctgggttcaagtgatcctcccacctcaacctcccagagtgtcaggattacaggtgtgagccaccacgtttGCACTCATTCTGGTGAATATTTTCACATTGCACTTTGCTACTGTGTGTATGCATTTTTGAGTGTTGATTCACTACTCAAAGATTTGAATTAGGAGACTAAAAGAACATTTtgtatctatgtattttttaaaaatccattcataAGGAGCCGAGTGTCAGTTCCCAACGGGGGGGACATTCTCGTGGAGGTACTGTAAGGCTAAGTCTGTCCACTTCATTTCCTGTTCTTTGACAGATTCTGTGGTGCCACCGTTGTCTTGTTCAGGTTCAGGAAGCTCATTCTGAAAAGGTACAATGGCCATTTAGAATAATACATTCtgtattaacttttttcttttttttcttgcagtttttggctggggccaggtttgaacccaccacctctggtatgtggggctggtgccctactcctttgagccacaggtgccacctctgtATTAACTTCTTAAAACTCAAGAgcatttagaattaaaatgtgaGTTCTTTGGATCAGGCAACATAATTGACATGTATACgctaaagaaagaacaaaaataaacagatgcaaggaaaatatcaaatatatCACACAAATGTAGCCTGGTCCCTCTTCAGTAGGGAGCAATGGCATCCTGACTCTGGTGTTTGTGTAGGGGATAGTGTGGGAGAGGAGCTAAGGGCAGATGCTTTTGGCAGCCAGCTAGGATCTAAATCCATACTTCCACCATCTGTGGGGTAACTTGACCAAAGCATTCGAATCCCTGAaacctttgtttcctttttggaaAATGGGAGAAAAGACTAGTGATCACCTCACAGGACTactataaggattaaatgaggtaattagGTGGTTAGCATTGTATGGGCATTCAGTGCTAAGAGCTAGTACTAAATCTTTTTTGGAGAGTGTGCTTTAAAAGAATACCAGATTTTCTGGCATATCCCTTAAGCACTTGAAATGTATCCCAAAAGCTATCCTATACCCATCATACCTAAGTTATTATGAAGGTGGAGATGGAAAGGAAACACTGAAAACATAATAGACAAGACCTCCCTCTGGTGGTGGAGCAGGGCAACATAAGATACAGCAAATGACCAATCACACCCTACCAGCAATTTCTGAAAATGGTTAAGTGCAGATCTGGgatcatttctttatattttaaatttaaatttactacTACTGAAAATCTGCTTCATACCAGAGTTCACTAACaccaatatatttcttttctattatctgaatttacattttattttagggtTAGCAAACTTGTTATTCAATATGCAGACTTACGTTTTCCCACTGTATTACAATTTGCAATTGtgaatgtttttctcctttaaagtTATGTTAATATACATTACCTAATTATTTACTTATAATATATACAAGAGTATGTGAATCACATACATCTTGCTCTAATAATGTAAGACTGAGTGGGATTCAAATATACTTGTACAGAATGAAAAGAGCTATTATTCATTGTGCAGCAAAAACATACCCTCTTTTAAACTTCAAAAAAGCCTGATCCTAATCATTACTTACAGATGACAAAGAATAAATGGGTCCTTggttaataaattattttcagagtaAAGCAACTTTGCTTAAATTTCATCCTATCTGTGGCGTGACTTCTACAATAATACGTCTTTCGTTTGGTGACTACTGTCTCTTGCAATGAATGCCGCCATACAAAATTGCACTTATGTGTctggagaacaaaaacaaaagtatcatAAACACAACCATCCAGTATGGTTTACTACATAAATGGTTGTAGTTCTTTCCAACCACTCCTATCAAAATGTGGACTCTATTTCTGCAATCTTGGATCTGGACTGGCaatatgacttgctttggccaccAGAATGCACTTATGGTGCCAGGGGGCCGGTTCCTGGCCAAGGTGCAGTTTCTCCTCGTGCTGCTCTTGGAACTCCGAGAATGAAAAGTCTGCACTGGCCTGCTGGGTCGTGGTCTAACTGCTCCATCATCCAGCTGACAGCTTGCTAACTGCCAGGCATGTGAGATAGCCCAAGATCATCCAGCCTCCAGAAAATCTGCTGGCTGAATGCACAACACAAGCAAGTCTAGCAGGGGATCAACTGGGCTGGTATAGACCAAAAGACCTTCCCTGCTAAGCTACAAAATCATGAAATAAACaattttgttttaagccattaagttctGGGGTGATCTGTTATGCAGCAAAAGCTAACTTGATATACATGTTGCCTTAGAATCACAAGAGCAGGGTAAAGTATGGATTAGCCAGAGGGCCAGGCTAACATCTGAAAGTCATCCACACAAATGGTTCTCAATCCAGACCATTACATCTCCAGCATTTGACAAGTTTCCTTTAGTTTCTTGACTTTGTTCAAACCTTCCTTCCTTACCTAGACCTCTGCAAAAGCTTGCTAACTGGTCTTCCGTCCTCCTTTCTCCATGTTGGCCCATCTCTAACAATGCTGCTAAACTGATTTTCCAGAAGCCAAAACTGACAGTCTCATTTCAAAGACCATTCATTCCTGGATCTCCTGTAGATGAGGTCTAAGTGTGGCATCAAATACTTCTCTCAAAATCTGGTCCAAACCCAACTTTTCAGCCTACTTCTATGACAAATGTATTCTCCATCCACACTGAATGTCTCATCATCTCCCAAGGGTTTTCAAAACTCTGGGCATTTACATACCTGTCCTCTCTGATGCAGTGCCCTTGTGACCTAGCTTAAACATACATTCTTTCTGAAGCCTTTCTGATGCCCACCAAGCAATCAGCTGCTTTCTGTATGACATGGCTATTCACATCACCaatcatttattattataattattcatttatatgtGTTGCCTCTCTAGATTCCCCAGGAGCAGAAACCATATCTTATGTTCATATGGTACACAGtcgctctcaaaaaaaaaaaaaaaaatgcttgtcgAGTGAATGAATAATCAAAAGCTCACAACACAGGATTAAGTCCAACTTTTTAGCTACCAGAATTTGGACAAATTGCCCTCTCTGATCTTAgttttttcctataaaatggggataatagtacATTCCTTGCAGAATTGTTTTAAGGGTTAGAGACAATGTATGTTGTTAATCTCAATCCCTGGCATGATAATGGTATTTAACAAATAACAGTTATGATTCTCATTATGCTCTTTTGACTATAttctaaaatttgaattaaaCAGTGACTGATTCTTTGATTTGTTGTATCATTCATTGaacataatcttatttttaaatgaaaatgtaggTGAACTATTTTCTCTGTAAATAGCAGCACCAGACAACCTacctataaattatattttattaaccaCTCTTCTCAGGGCAGCTGGCATGCTTTAAAGAAAAAGTCCCCAGGCCCTATTCTCCTTGTGTTAGGCCTCCATGACATAAataggatttttgttttatttatatttttttatttttttgcagtttttgtccggggctgggtttgaacctgccacctccggtatatggggcctgcgccctactcctttgagccacaggcgccgccaccacAAAtaggatttttaataaaaatgtataacaaATGTAACAAAACTGTTGCATCACTTACTACATGAGGTTTAAAAGACTCCTTGCAGAAAGTTTTCCAGAGATTAGGGAAAAGTATTCTAGGAGCTGTTGGCCTgaattcaaaagagaaaagttaggtatcttttgaatattttccagGGAATTTAGGATAGGTGTGTTCTAAGAATGTAAATTTAggcccagtgcctgtggctcaagtggctaaggctccagccacatacacctgagctggcggattggaatccagcctgggcctgccaaacaacaatgacagatgcaaccaaaaaatagccaggtgttgtggcgggcacctgtagtcccagctacttgggaggtggaggcgggagactcgcttgagcccaggagttgggggttgctgtgagctgtgatgccatggcactctacccagggcaagagtttgaggctctgtctcaaaaaaaaagaaaaaaaaaaaaagaatgtaaatttctaaaaatgtcaaCAGACTGACAGGCCACAGGCAGGGAAATAAGAAACATagccttgggtggcacctgtggctcaaaggagtggggcaccagccccatatgttggaggtggcaggttcaaacccagccccggccaaaaaaaaactgcaaaaaaaaaaaaaaaaaattaaagaaacatagCCTTTAAGCAGCTGCTTCTTGTCTTACACGTTGAACTCTCATTTTTTGATTTATCTCTGGTTTTAGTATGGTGGAAATGGCTCAGAAAATCTAAGCTGGTCTAATTTCTGAACCACATTTCTCTTCAAATAATAACTTAGGCTAGATGCTCTTCAGAGGCTTCTAGAGAGAGAACTCCACAGTCTTCATTTCTTTGCCCTAATTGTTTATCTTCCATTGATAACCTATCTCCACCAGTGACTGCCAGATGATACCTTCAACCCATCATCCTCAGCTCCAATCATAACTTACCAGTGGTATTGCAACATCCTCATAAGGCAGTTTGTCTTCTCGCCAAGCATCATCAATCAAATCCAAGATCCTTCCATCTCTCTGTACCTCACTGTCCATTTTCCTGCAGCTTTGATTTTGTCAGATCTGGGTGTCAAAGAAGGTATTTAAATGTGAAGACTGAGACATTGTAATCCAGTACTAGAATTTCCTAGGCTTTTTATCCTGGAGTTACTTTTTGGGACATCATCATCCCAGGAAaggctcattttctttttgtagagacagagtttcactttattgccctcggtagaggcgtcacacagctcacagcaatctccaactcctggacttaggcgattctcttgcctcagcctcccaagtagctgggactacaggagactgccacaatgcttggctattttttgttgcagtttggcgggggctgggtttgaacccgccacccttggtatatggagccggtaccctgcccactgaaccacaggccgGCCCAGGGCTCATTTTCTCACATGGGGCAGgtatcaacttttcttttttttcatgttgttgaCAAATTATTTATAAGACCACAGTTCCTCCCTCTCCATTGCTGATAGATGCTCTACCAGACCAATGTCAGAGTGTGACATGAGGGAACCATATTCCAAAATGAGGCCTTCAAACATGTTGCATCTAAATCCATCTTTTCTgagtggcgcccgtggctcagtgggtagggcactggccacataggCGGATGCAGGggtcaaatctggccccagccagctaaaacaacagtggcaataaaaaaaatagccaggcacctgtagtcccagctacttgggaagctgaggcaggagaattgcttgaggttgctgtgagatgtgatgccactacactctacctagggtgacagcttgagactctgtctaaaaaaaaaaaaaaaaaaaaaatctatgttttcTCTCCTAGCTTGCACATTCAGCTTTCCCTGTTTGTGATGGCTTCGATGAGTCCATGATGCCTAACTGCCTGCTAAGTCTCCACTCCAGCGCCCTTGGATTTGCCTGTGCCAAGCTCCTGCTTCCTTTTGGGCTTCTTTCCCCAGCCTGTCTTTTCAAACAGACACTCACTTAACTGCCCTGAGCAGTTGGCcccagccaagctcacagcaacctcaaactcttggactcaagtgatcctcttgcctcagtccttgagtagctgggactacaggtgtgcaagCAAGTTAGGCCAACAGTGTGACTGACTGCCTAGGAATTAATTGCCTCTATTGTTATGTCTAAATTTTGTCTGATGATTCCTTAGCAGATGTTCCCATAATTTGGCTTCAATCTTTTTCACGGGTCCCCCTGCCGAACACTTCCAACCCTGTGTCATTTTCCAGCCTTTGCACTAAAGAGCCCCTTTTCAAATTAATCATTAATGCCTTTCAAACTCAACACGGGCATCAGTTCTTCGAGGTCAAGACCCCATTACCAGGGTGAAGCGTTAAGGTGCGTTCAAGACAAGGCAGAATATGGCTTCTGTCCCAAGCACAGTATGACCACTACCAGTTTCCTAAACACACTTTTATTATACATGCCATAGTCCCAATGCCTGGAACGCTTTTTTCTGTTCCCTTTTTGCCCAGCGAGCCCACAGTCATCCTAGCGCCTTGATCGCCTTCTGTGGAGAACTCCCTCTAACCCCAGGCTGAGCGCGGTACGGGTACCCGCCCCTCCCCGGGTCCCGCAGTTCCCTGGGCGCAGTGCATGGCACCGAGGAGCGTGTCATAGTGCTGTTTCCCCGGGGCAGGGACACGTTTTGTCTTTCTCTGTACTTTGCAGATTTGTAAACAAGTATTTATGTGATAGGGGTAGAAAGAACGTTTCCCTCGGTAGAACTGACCCTCGCAGGCCACCACCGTCCGTACCAGCGTGACGCCAGCCTCCCAGCCGCGGCTTCCGGCCTGGGGCTAGACGTACCAAACGTGGACACGAAGTGGGAGGCAGGGACCCAGGGGCGCCACGCAAGTGCCTTTCCACCCGTAACAGCATGCAGTAAGGGAAATGATTATGAGCAGGCCCAAAGCAGTAGGAAGTCCGACACTGAGGACCTAACGCGTCCCTACCACTCAAAGACCGAAGCCGGAGCGCTCGCAACCCTTACTGGCGCCGGCCCACTGCTGCACACGCCTCCACCGGACGGCCGCCTCGCAACACGTGACCCTCACGCTCTTCTTGGAGATCCCCGGATGTGACTGAGCTCCTGTGCTGACCCGAGGGGAAGGCGGGAGAAGACCGTGCTTCAATAAAAGTGAGCGGGGGCGGTGGGCGGGTCGAACGTATGGACGGCGGAGGCTGGCGCTAGGTTGGCGGTGACGCGCGTGCGCGGCCCAAGGTAACGGCGGGAAGGCTCGGGGAGCGCTCGCGGCGGTCTGGTAACTGCCGTGTGCGTGTAGGACGGGCCAGGGGTGGGGGCCAGGGGTGGGCAGGTCCTGGTCCGGACGCGGTGCTGGCCGCCTTGGTGCCGCTGGCCTCGGGGCCGCATGGCCTACGGCTGGTTCCCGCGGCTGCCCTCAGGGCAGCAGGCCCGTTCCCGCCGGCCTGGGTCATCTCGGGCTCCCCGCCCCTCGACCTCGCCACCCACTTTGTGCCGACCGGCGGAGGCAGGCATGGCCCCGTCCGGTGCGCGATTCGGCTTTGTCAGGTGGTcagctctgtctcccaggccGGGCAGGCGGGAGGGTGACGCGGAGGGTCGCGGGGTAGGCGAGCTGCTGCCGAGGTCTCATCTTACCCGGCCCAGCCAGCCTGCGGGCCAGTTTCCCTGCCCGGGGGAGGGACCCCAAGCGCAGCCTCCCTGCCTAGGCTGCTGTATCTAGTTAAAATTGTTGCGACTTAACTTCATGATACAGGCTCTTTTctggcgggggggggggcggaTGTTAAGGTTAGCAACATTTAAAAGAGTGAGTTGGTTTTGTTAATAATAGAGAAGGAATAGAAATGTGGCAAAGATCGTGAAGGACTAAAATTGGGGAACCCTGAATTTATTCTCCATGCGCACAAGTCAGGGATGGAAATAAATGgtagtgagatttttttttttttttttgtggagacggagtctcacttaattgccctcggtagagtgccgtggcgtcacacggctcacagcaacctccaactcctgggcttaggcgattctcctgcctcagcctcccgagtagctgggactacaggcgcccgccacaacgcccggctagtttttggttgcagcttgcccggggctgggtttgaacctgccaccctcggcatatggggctggcgccctgctcactgagccacaggcgccgcccggtagtGAGATTTTAAAAGGATAGTTTCTCAAGAACACGTTAATCATAAAGTTGCCTGAAGACAGTTTAGGCACATTATGTAGTTTTTCTTAAGACTATCAGGAGAGTAAAGATGAGTTTGACGTCGGAGGTTAGTCTTCAATTAGTTTTCCCCGAGCCTCATACACGACTCCTTAAAccgattttttaaaacatgatttattCCTTTAATAAACAAGCATTGTAGGGTAGATGCCTTTTGTTCCTCACATgcttgcattttaaattttatgtgaaGAGGAAATCATGAGAATAGTTGGTTACACATTACCGTCAAATATTTACCTTTCTACTTAATAGTTGTAGCTTAATGGGTACTCCGTATTAGTGTATATACTTTTATTTGGAATGCAGTGCCATCTTTAGATTAATTTTTATCCTGAACTCTTTCATCTTCTGACTACATCATTATCAGTGTTCAGTATAGTACAAAAAAGTGGGTtgcagagttgtttttttttttagatagagtctcactgtgtcgcccttagtagagggctctggtgtcacagctcacagtgacctcaaactcttgagcttaagcgattctcttgcttcagcctccggaatagctgtgactacaggcccctgccacaacgcgggactatttttgttgttgcagttgtcattgtttagcatgCCCAGGTCGGGTCCCCCAGCCCcgctgtatgtggccggcgctctaaccaccgagctacgggcgccaagccggGTTGCAGAGTTATAAACATTTAAGTACACTgcactttaaaatgtattaatattaaagtcttaaaattatttgtaaaaattgtgTATGTTAATTGTACTAATGTCATTTCCACCTGTTAAGAGGTAAAAAGCTTTGGGGTAATCTTCCTGTCCTCATTTACATTGTAGTGGATGGTGGCAGCATCAGTAGTCCACTCTACGTAGCtttctatgtttaaaaaatgtctacTTGAAATTCAGCTAAagtcaacattggtaaaatgtttCAGGAATTGAATTTCTGATATTTACCTTACTTTACGTTTTATTTTCCCCAAGAGCTAGGTTTTTTCTTTTCGGTTTTATAAAACTATTGTACTATCTTTATTCTtacacaaattaataaaaattccaTAATGTCATTATCCAGTCTGGGTTCATATTTTTTCAACTCTC
It contains:
- the ANAPC13 gene encoding anaphase-promoting complex subunit 13; its protein translation is MDSEVQRDGRILDLIDDAWREDKLPYEDVAIPLNELPEPEQDNGGTTESVKEQEMKWTDLALQYLHENVPPVGN